CTCGGCGTCCGGCTGCTTCGTCTTCAGGTTCGCCAGCGGATTCGTGTCAACCTGCGAAAACCGCGTCTTCTTCTTGTGGTGGTGCTTCCTGGCAAACGCATTGGGGGCGCTGCACAGGGCAGCGCCTACGCACAGGGCCGTGACACCTTTAACCAACCGATTCATAACACCTCAAACCCGGCGCGCACTTGCCCGCGCCGCTTCCAACCTTCTTTATGCCGCCGCAGCGGCCTTGCGCGCCAGTTCCAGCAGCAGGCGTGCCTGTTGCTCGGCATGGCCTCCGCCAAATACGGCGCTCCCTGCCACCAGCAGGTCTGCCCCGGCGGTCACGACGCTGGCAATTGTCTCCGCGTCCACCCCGCCGTCTACCTCAATCCTAAACGTGAGCCCCAGCTCCTGGCGAAGTTCTTTTAGCCGCCGAATCTTATCCAGCGAAAAAGGGATGAATTTCTGCCCCCCAAACCCCGGATTCACGCTCATCACCAGCACATGATGCACCATCGGCAGCACCGGCAAAATCACCTCCACCGGGGTCGCCGGATTGATCACCACCCCCGGCTCCATCCCATGCTCCCGAATCAGGCTCAGCGACCGGTGCAGATGCGGGCAAGCCTCATAATGCACACTCATCCAGTTCGCCCCGGCCTCGGCAAACGCCGCCACAAAGTCATCCGGACGCTCGACCATCATATGCACGTCAAAGGGCAGCTTCGTATGCTTCCTGAGCGACTTCACCAGCGGCGGTCCCAGCGTCAGATTGGGCACAAAATGCCCATCCATCACATCCACATGAATGACCGTGCCGCCGCCGGCCTCAGCCGCGTGCACCTCATCGGCCAGCCGCGCAAAATCCGACGCCAATATCGAAGGAAGCAGTTCAATCACAGTACCGCCAGTGTACCAATGTCCTTCGGCAGGCGCCCCCGGCGGCCAACGGGAGCTGCGCCGAAGGCACTTTCGCCCGGACGGCCAGCCCTACATCAGCAGCTTCGGCCCATTCATCTGGCTGAGCGTTTCGCTCACCTTCGTCAGCCCGTAGCGGCAGGTGTCAAACTGCTCGGTCAGCTTCGCAAACAGCGCCGCCTCCTTCGCATACTCAAACAGGTCAAACTGCGACACGATGTAATAGCTCTCCTTGCCCGTCCGCACCAGTTCGGTAAACGTCGCGTCCTCGGCATACCGGTGCGTGTTTTCCGGATACATCCCCGTCGAAAACAGCGCAAAATCGCCGATATGCTTCCGCACCTTGCGTTCCTCGTCAAACGAGCTGGCGCGGCCATGCACCGGGTCCGAGGCCATCAGCATCAGGCCCAGGCTCCGCACCGGCTGCCCCTCCGCATCCTGCAGCGGATAAAGCTGTTCCGCTGCCGAAAAGTGCGCGAGCATCCCGGCCACATAGCCGGTCAGCTCCGGATCATCGACCGCCGTATGCGCACGAAAGCAGTGCGTCACCACGTCTTCAAAGAAGGCTTGCAGTCCATTCGACTCAGGAGTCATTCCACCTCCACCCAGGGCAGGCAGCCCTGCTGTTGAGTCACAAATTTACGGAAAAACCCATGAAAGGCAATCCCTCATTTGGATTCCCCGCGCGTATTCTTGGCACTCGCAACACGTAACTGCGAAAAATCCAAAACGGGAAATCATTCGGGGCCTTAGCCCTTGAAGGGTACGGGCTTCAGCCCGTACATCCAGCCAGTCTTGAGGATTCGGGGCTTCAGCCCCTGAGGGAATTCTCGCTCTCCGGCCAAAGCGCCCGCACAAAAGCCCGAGTCATTCTGAACCGCAACGCGGTGAACCGGGACCCCCGGGAACAGGTCTTCGTTCCCGGGGTGGGAAGAATCCCTGCGATGCTCCGGTCACCAAACACCATCCGAAGTTTCTCCCACCATCCCCCGCATCCCGGCATGGCTTCAGCCACGCCACAAACCGCCTGTCATAGAAGGGGCTTCAGCCCTTGAAGGGTACGGGCTTCAGCCCGTACATCTACCCCGTCTTGAGGATTCGGGGCTTCAGCCCCTGAGGTCCATTTCCGCACCACCCATGTGAGGGCATGGCTTTCACCCGGCCCTCAGCCCCTCAACACCCCACGATACGCCTCATACACCTTGTCAAACACCGCATCCCACGAGGCCGTCAGCGCA
The DNA window shown above is from Acidobacterium capsulatum ATCC 51196 and carries:
- the rpe gene encoding ribulose-phosphate 3-epimerase; translation: MIELLPSILASDFARLADEVHAAEAGGGTVIHVDVMDGHFVPNLTLGPPLVKSLRKHTKLPFDVHMMVERPDDFVAAFAEAGANWMSVHYEACPHLHRSLSLIREHGMEPGVVINPATPVEVILPVLPMVHHVLVMSVNPGFGGQKFIPFSLDKIRRLKELRQELGLTFRIEVDGGVDAETIASVVTAGADLLVAGSAVFGGGHAEQQARLLLELARKAAAAA